A region of Liolophura sinensis isolate JHLJ2023 chromosome 8, CUHK_Ljap_v2, whole genome shotgun sequence DNA encodes the following proteins:
- the LOC135473731 gene encoding thioredoxin domain-containing protein 9-like → MANLLEQQITQATKVIEDQLDAEIQKLDKMDEDDFEVLRQKRLQAMKKAAKQKEEWLANGHGEYMEVANEKEFFEECKKSKNVICHFYRDSTFRCKIVDKHMAILAPKHIEAKFMKINVEKCPFLVDRLRIKVIPTICIAKEGQTFDYIVGFDDLGGIDEFPTEMLEWRLGRSEVINYNGDLLNPPLPQASKKPSKSVFGYEKKKAIRGKDDDDSSDNDDW, encoded by the coding sequence ATGGCTAATCTACTGGAACAACAGATTACTCAAGCCACGAAGGTGATTGAAGATCAGTTAGATGCTGAGATTCAAAAGCTGGACAAGATGGATGAAGATGACTTTGAGGTTCTCAGACAGAAACGCCTTCAGGCAATGAAAAAAGCAGCAAAGCAGAAAGAGGAGTGGCTGGCTAATGGGCATGGAGAGTACATGGAAGTGGCTAATGAGAAAGAGTTCTTTGAGGAATGCAAAAAGAGCAAGAACGTTATTTGTCACTTTTACAGGGATAGCACTTTTCGTTGTAAGATTGTTGACAAACACATGGCCATTTTAGCTCCGAAACACATCGAAGCCAAGTTCATGAAAATCAATGTGGAGAAGTGTCCGTTCCTGGTGGATCGTCTTAGAATCAAAGTCATCCCTACTATATGCATTGCCAAAGAGGGTCAGACTTTCGACTACATTGTAGGGTTTGATGATCTGGGTGGCATTGATGAGTTTCCCACTGAAATGCTGGAATGGAGACTGGGACGTTCAGAAGTGATCAACTATAATGGAGACCTTTTAAACCCACCCCTCCCTCAAGCCTCCAAGAAACCATCAAAGTCTGTATTTGGGTACGAGAAGAAAAAGGCTATTAGAGGAAAAGATGATGATGATAGCAGTGATAATGATGACTGGTAG
- the LOC135472633 gene encoding brain tumor protein-like isoform X2, translating into MEEDSAIGNNVQSDGEGSSLGSSGAGSPCTSPTPVNPEHQCSICSERFKQPKVLTCLHAFCLLCLEKLVQELAQESDGPQPEIIICPICKQETKVPPKGVCDLASDFVMLDLLDMSAIDDMQIVCTSCKAKEKAVARCSDCANFLCPNCVTAHQYMRCFENHKVVSFEDMRNGEVAIHKPIFCDSHPSENLKMYCVTCQVPICSECVVEDHKPPSHQHERIVDLEPKQMEDLNNLISESKGKIKFCEDASRNLENALSDLQTHRDDAKALIQETFQSYKAIVEKRKDDLLQELEKIHSDRELAIMDMFHNVDKTIEKIEDGSKFTERILKHGSGLQILLLKGLISTQLLSLINNTPRPDVNTTIEFYTDTARFEEAVKKNFGSFTKEDDHKVETQTSSLQSSFENEVFTLPPVMGVDGSVIPPVSAPDFLPQIHSLTPMSLPSVTLPSPEMPGMMPMTSLPRSLPTPVIGSHSIPDTSLSRNSQSPAMSDSGISVDAASNSSNSNAPLLSISALAKMGSINFNSQGQVTVNGQVIPGLNISNVTGALPSGRITPAPISPPESSMSSLLSTPTPRSETPSLETLAGLLNQQPPGGLTNGLGGMGNIGTLGNLTSLTGGIGSMMPSPTDSGASNAFQGQTTGSFVRRSGKMSAMQIRCKFGQLGPGKGQFNSPHGFCLGLEEDIIVADTNNHRIQVFEKTGEFKYQFGIPGREEGQLWYPRKVAVMRTSGKYVVCDRGNERSRMQIFTKNGHFIKKIAIRYIDIVAGLAITQQGHIVAVDSVSPTVFCIAETGDLLKWFDCSDYMREPSDIAISGREYFVCDFKGHCVVVFNEDGQFVRRIGCENVTNYPNGIDISDAGDVLVGDSHGNRFHVAVFQRDGSLIGEFECPYVKVSRCCGLKITSEGYVVTLAKNNHHVLVLNTLYIT; encoded by the exons ATGGAGGAGGACAGTGCTATTGGGAACAACGTACAGAGTGATGGAGAAGGGAGTTCCCTGGGGTCATCAGGTGCGGGCAGTCCCTGCACCTCCCCCACCCCAGTCAACCCGGAACATCAGTGCTCTATCTGTTCCGAGAGATTCAAACAGCCAAAGGTGCTCACCTGCCTGCATGCATTCTGTTTGCTGTGTCTGGAAAAGCTAGTCCAGGAACTGGCTCAGGAGAGTGATGGTCCCCAGCCGGAGATCATCATCTGTCCCATTTGTAAACAAGAGACCAAGGTGCCCCCTAAGGGGGTTTGTGACTTGGCCAGCGACTTTGTCATGCTCGACCTTTTGGACATGTCTGCTATTGATGACATGCAGATTGTGTGCACAAGTTGTAAAGCTAAGGAAAAGGCAGTGGCCCGCTGTTCTGACTGTGCTAATTTTCTGTGTCCCAACTGTGTGACCGCTCATCAGTATATGAGGTGCTtcgaaaaccacaag GTTGTCTCTTTTGAAGATATGCGAAATGGAGAGGTGGCCATCCATAAGCCTATCTTTTGTGATAGTCATCCGTCTGAGAACTTGAAGATGTACTGCGTCACCTGTCAG GTTCCCATCTGTAGTGAATGTGTTGTGGAAGATCACAAACCGCCTTCCCACCAGCATGAGCGAATTGTGGACCTGGAACCCAAACAAATGGAAGATCTCAATAACCTGATATCTGAGAGTAAAGGGAAAATCAAGTTTTGCGAGGATGCCTCCAGAAACCTGGAAAATGCCTTGTCTGACTTGCAGACCCACAGAGATGATGCGAAAGCTCTCATTCAAGAAACATTCCAAAGCTATAAGGCTATTGTAGAGAAGCGCAAG gATGACCTCCTTCAGGAACTGGAGAAGATTCACTCTGACCGAGAATTGGCTATAATGGACATGTTCCACAATGTGGACAAGACCATTGAGAAGATAGAAGATGGCTCCAAGTTTACAGAGAGGATCCTGAAGCATGGCAGTGGCTTACAGATCCTGTTACTGAAGGGTCTCATCTCCACCCAGCTCCTGTCCCTCATCAACAATACCCCAAGGCCTGATGTAAACACAACCATTGAGTTCTACACTGACACTGCACGCTTCGAGGAAGCTGTCAAGAAAAACTTTGGTTCCTTTACCAAGGAAGATGACCATAAG GTTGAAACTCAGACGTCATCTCTACAGTCCTCTTTTGAGAACGAGGTGTTTACCCTTCCCCCAGTCATGGGGGTGGATGGCTCTGTGATTCCTCCAGTGTCTGCGCCAGATTTCTTGCCACAGATCCACTCTTTAACGCCTATGTCTTTACCCAGTGTGACCTTGCCGAGCCCTGAGATGCCAGGCATGATGCCAATGACATCGTTGCCGCGCTCTCTCCCCACCCCAGTCATTGGATCTCACAGCATTCCTGACACTAGTCTGTCTCGAAACTCCCAGAGCCCTGCCATGTCTGACAGTGGCATATCTGTGGACGCAGCCAGCAATAGCAGCAACTCTAATGCCCCTCTTCTAAGCATCTCTGCTCTGGCTAAAATGGGCTCTATTAACTTCAACAGCCAGG GTCAAGTGACAGTAAATGGACAGGTTATTCCTGGCCTGAACATATCGAATGTAACAGGTGCTCTGCCTTCAGGACGCATCACCCCAGCTCCAATCAGTCCCCCCGAGTCCAGCATGAGCAGCCTGCTATCCACCCCTACACCCCGCTCTGAGACCCCTAGCCTGGAGACTTTGGCAGGACTTTTGAACCAGCAGCCCCCTGGGGGTCTCACCAATGGCCTAGGAGGGATGGGCAACATCGGAACCCTTGGAAACCTGACTAGCCTAACCGGGGGTATAGGCAGCATGATGCCATCGCCCACTGACT CTGGCGCCTCCAATGCATTTCAAGGACAGACTACGGGCTCTTTTGTCCGTAGAAGTGGTAAGATGAGTGCCATGCAGATCAG gtgtaaattTGGGCAGTTGGGTCCTGGTAAAGGTCAGTTCAATTCTCCTCATGGCTTTTGCCTGGGTTTGGAGGAGGACATCATTGTGGCCGATACTAACAACCACCGCATTCAGGTGTTTGAGAAGACCGGAGAATTCAAGTATCAGTTTGGAATACCAG GTCGAGAGGAAGGCCAGCTGTGGTACCCTCGTAAGGTGGCTGTTATGAGAACATCAGGCAAATACGTTGTTTGTGATCGTGGCAATGAGCGTTCTCGTATGCAGATTTTCACCAAGAATGGCCACTTCATCAAGAAAATAGCTATTCGATACATCGATATTGTGGCAGGCCTGGCAATAACTCAACAAG GCCACATCGTTGCTGTGGACAGTGTCTCCCCGACTGTGTTCTGTATTGCGGAGACTGGTGACCTCCTGAAGTGGTTTGACTGCAGCGATTACATGAGGGAACCCTCTGATATTGCCATAAGTGGAAGGGAATACTTCGTCTGTGACTTCAAG GGtcattgtgttgttgtgttcAATGAAGACGGACAGTTTGTGAGACGTATTGGGTGTGAGAATGTGACAAACTACCCCAATGGGATCGACATCAGCGACGCCGGAGATGTGCTTGTGGGAGATAGCCACGGGAACCGCTTCCACGTGGCCGTATTTCAGCGAGATGGATCATTGATAGGAGAGTTTGAGTGTCCGTATGTGAAGGTTAGCAGGTGCTGCGGATTGAAGATAACCTCCGAAGGCTATGTGGTAACCTTGGCAAAGAACAATCACCATGTTCTCGTTTTGAACACCTTATACATAACGTGA
- the LOC135472633 gene encoding brain tumor protein-like isoform X1 encodes MEEDSAIGNNVQSDGEGSSLGSSGAGSPCTSPTPVNPEHQCSICSERFKQPKVLTCLHAFCLLCLEKLVQELAQESDGPQPEIIICPICKQETKVPPKGVCDLASDFVMLDLLDMSAIDDMQIVCTSCKAKEKAVARCSDCANFLCPNCVTAHQYMRCFENHKVVSFEDMRNGEVAIHKPIFCDSHPSENLKMYCVTCQVPICSECVVEDHKPPSHQHERIVDLEPKQMEDLNNLISESKGKIKFCEDASRNLENALSDLQTHRDDAKALIQETFQSYKAIVEKRKDDLLQELEKIHSDRELAIMDMFHNVDKTIEKIEDGSKFTERILKHGSGLQILLLKGLISTQLLSLINNTPRPDVNTTIEFYTDTARFEEAVKKNFGSFTKEDDHKVETQTSSLQSSFENEVFTLPPVMGVDGSVIPPVSAPDFLPQIHSLTPMSLPSVTLPSPEMPGMMPMTSLPRSLPTPVIGSHSIPDTSLSRNSQSPAMSDSGISVDAASNSSNSNAPLLSISALAKMGSINFNSQGQVTVNGQVIPGLNISNVTGALPSGRITPAPISPPESSMSSLLSTPTPRSETPSLETLAGLLNQQPPGGLTNGLGGMGNIGTLGNLTSLTGGIGSMMPSPTDSGASNAFQGQTTGSFVRRSGKMSAMQIRYVCKFGQLGPGKGQFNSPHGFCLGLEEDIIVADTNNHRIQVFEKTGEFKYQFGIPGREEGQLWYPRKVAVMRTSGKYVVCDRGNERSRMQIFTKNGHFIKKIAIRYIDIVAGLAITQQGHIVAVDSVSPTVFCIAETGDLLKWFDCSDYMREPSDIAISGREYFVCDFKGHCVVVFNEDGQFVRRIGCENVTNYPNGIDISDAGDVLVGDSHGNRFHVAVFQRDGSLIGEFECPYVKVSRCCGLKITSEGYVVTLAKNNHHVLVLNTLYIT; translated from the exons ATGGAGGAGGACAGTGCTATTGGGAACAACGTACAGAGTGATGGAGAAGGGAGTTCCCTGGGGTCATCAGGTGCGGGCAGTCCCTGCACCTCCCCCACCCCAGTCAACCCGGAACATCAGTGCTCTATCTGTTCCGAGAGATTCAAACAGCCAAAGGTGCTCACCTGCCTGCATGCATTCTGTTTGCTGTGTCTGGAAAAGCTAGTCCAGGAACTGGCTCAGGAGAGTGATGGTCCCCAGCCGGAGATCATCATCTGTCCCATTTGTAAACAAGAGACCAAGGTGCCCCCTAAGGGGGTTTGTGACTTGGCCAGCGACTTTGTCATGCTCGACCTTTTGGACATGTCTGCTATTGATGACATGCAGATTGTGTGCACAAGTTGTAAAGCTAAGGAAAAGGCAGTGGCCCGCTGTTCTGACTGTGCTAATTTTCTGTGTCCCAACTGTGTGACCGCTCATCAGTATATGAGGTGCTtcgaaaaccacaag GTTGTCTCTTTTGAAGATATGCGAAATGGAGAGGTGGCCATCCATAAGCCTATCTTTTGTGATAGTCATCCGTCTGAGAACTTGAAGATGTACTGCGTCACCTGTCAG GTTCCCATCTGTAGTGAATGTGTTGTGGAAGATCACAAACCGCCTTCCCACCAGCATGAGCGAATTGTGGACCTGGAACCCAAACAAATGGAAGATCTCAATAACCTGATATCTGAGAGTAAAGGGAAAATCAAGTTTTGCGAGGATGCCTCCAGAAACCTGGAAAATGCCTTGTCTGACTTGCAGACCCACAGAGATGATGCGAAAGCTCTCATTCAAGAAACATTCCAAAGCTATAAGGCTATTGTAGAGAAGCGCAAG gATGACCTCCTTCAGGAACTGGAGAAGATTCACTCTGACCGAGAATTGGCTATAATGGACATGTTCCACAATGTGGACAAGACCATTGAGAAGATAGAAGATGGCTCCAAGTTTACAGAGAGGATCCTGAAGCATGGCAGTGGCTTACAGATCCTGTTACTGAAGGGTCTCATCTCCACCCAGCTCCTGTCCCTCATCAACAATACCCCAAGGCCTGATGTAAACACAACCATTGAGTTCTACACTGACACTGCACGCTTCGAGGAAGCTGTCAAGAAAAACTTTGGTTCCTTTACCAAGGAAGATGACCATAAG GTTGAAACTCAGACGTCATCTCTACAGTCCTCTTTTGAGAACGAGGTGTTTACCCTTCCCCCAGTCATGGGGGTGGATGGCTCTGTGATTCCTCCAGTGTCTGCGCCAGATTTCTTGCCACAGATCCACTCTTTAACGCCTATGTCTTTACCCAGTGTGACCTTGCCGAGCCCTGAGATGCCAGGCATGATGCCAATGACATCGTTGCCGCGCTCTCTCCCCACCCCAGTCATTGGATCTCACAGCATTCCTGACACTAGTCTGTCTCGAAACTCCCAGAGCCCTGCCATGTCTGACAGTGGCATATCTGTGGACGCAGCCAGCAATAGCAGCAACTCTAATGCCCCTCTTCTAAGCATCTCTGCTCTGGCTAAAATGGGCTCTATTAACTTCAACAGCCAGG GTCAAGTGACAGTAAATGGACAGGTTATTCCTGGCCTGAACATATCGAATGTAACAGGTGCTCTGCCTTCAGGACGCATCACCCCAGCTCCAATCAGTCCCCCCGAGTCCAGCATGAGCAGCCTGCTATCCACCCCTACACCCCGCTCTGAGACCCCTAGCCTGGAGACTTTGGCAGGACTTTTGAACCAGCAGCCCCCTGGGGGTCTCACCAATGGCCTAGGAGGGATGGGCAACATCGGAACCCTTGGAAACCTGACTAGCCTAACCGGGGGTATAGGCAGCATGATGCCATCGCCCACTGACT CTGGCGCCTCCAATGCATTTCAAGGACAGACTACGGGCTCTTTTGTCCGTAGAAGTGGTAAGATGAGTGCCATGCAGATCAGGTATGT gtgtaaattTGGGCAGTTGGGTCCTGGTAAAGGTCAGTTCAATTCTCCTCATGGCTTTTGCCTGGGTTTGGAGGAGGACATCATTGTGGCCGATACTAACAACCACCGCATTCAGGTGTTTGAGAAGACCGGAGAATTCAAGTATCAGTTTGGAATACCAG GTCGAGAGGAAGGCCAGCTGTGGTACCCTCGTAAGGTGGCTGTTATGAGAACATCAGGCAAATACGTTGTTTGTGATCGTGGCAATGAGCGTTCTCGTATGCAGATTTTCACCAAGAATGGCCACTTCATCAAGAAAATAGCTATTCGATACATCGATATTGTGGCAGGCCTGGCAATAACTCAACAAG GCCACATCGTTGCTGTGGACAGTGTCTCCCCGACTGTGTTCTGTATTGCGGAGACTGGTGACCTCCTGAAGTGGTTTGACTGCAGCGATTACATGAGGGAACCCTCTGATATTGCCATAAGTGGAAGGGAATACTTCGTCTGTGACTTCAAG GGtcattgtgttgttgtgttcAATGAAGACGGACAGTTTGTGAGACGTATTGGGTGTGAGAATGTGACAAACTACCCCAATGGGATCGACATCAGCGACGCCGGAGATGTGCTTGTGGGAGATAGCCACGGGAACCGCTTCCACGTGGCCGTATTTCAGCGAGATGGATCATTGATAGGAGAGTTTGAGTGTCCGTATGTGAAGGTTAGCAGGTGCTGCGGATTGAAGATAACCTCCGAAGGCTATGTGGTAACCTTGGCAAAGAACAATCACCATGTTCTCGTTTTGAACACCTTATACATAACGTGA
- the LOC135472895 gene encoding uncharacterized protein LOC135472895 encodes MESAGTRGLENRESEQRPEQSQPFSSAPDLYHLNLHQDMVEKPGEQISIFMETAQSQPCSGERDFHHHGMKSKKSDNTESPRKRQRSKPSQDGCQTDSYRVKSDSSSPGRSGKQASKKSYQEGKSGSGRLGEGSRSDSAAMGLLSSPTPSHGSHEGSDISFKSSLLDEVLTEKKLALLKSPGVKAFLQQQQAQASANKMSSSKMC; translated from the exons ATGGAGTCTGCAGGTACAAGAGGATTAGAAAACAGGGAGAGTGAGCAGAGACCTGAACAATCTCAGCCATTTTCCTCAGCCCCTGATTTGTATCATTTAAATCTTCATCAGGATATGGTAGAGAAACCCGGGGAGCAAATCTCCATATTCATGGAGACTGCACAGTCACAACCATGTAGTGGAGAGCGAGATTTTCACCACCATGGCATGAAAAGTAAAAAGTCTGACAATACAGAGTCTCCCAGGAAACGCCAGAGATCTAAACCTTCTCAAGATGGATGTCAAACAGACAGCTACCGAGTCAAATCAGACAGTTCTAGTCCGGGAAGATCTGGAAAACAAGCCTCAAAGAAAAGTTATCAGGAAGGAAAATCAGGATCTGGTCGTttaggggag GGTTCTAGGTCAGACAGTGCAGCAATGGGCCTCTTGtcatcccccaccccctcccatgGGTCACACGAAGGCAGCGACATTAGCTTCAAGTCCAGCCTTCTGGACGAGGTACTAACAGAGAAGAAACTG GCCCTGTTGAAATCTCCGGGCGTGAAAGCATTTTTACAACAGCAGCAAGCTCAAGCCTCAGCCAACAAGATGTCCAGTTCCAAGATGTGTTAG